One genomic segment of Bradyrhizobium prioriisuperbiae includes these proteins:
- the pqqC gene encoding pyrroloquinoline-quinone synthase PqqC: MSVATAFAINPGVSLRSADELELRLREIGATRYHNLHPFHGLLHGGKLNKGQVQAWALNRYYYQSTIPIKDAVVISRFRDRDIRMEWRHRIEDHDGNVGSEGGIERWLKLTEGLGLDSAYVESAEGILPATRFAVDAYVHFVRDRTPLEAIASSLTELFAPNLHEERISGMLAHYDFVNPEIMSYFKRRLEQAPRDANFALKYVREHATTPAEREAVCNALIFKTNVLWVQLDALYHAYVSGHIPPGAFVPEAS, encoded by the coding sequence GTGAGCGTGGCGACGGCTTTTGCGATCAATCCCGGCGTCTCGTTGCGCTCTGCCGACGAGCTTGAGTTGCGGCTGCGCGAGATCGGCGCCACGCGTTATCACAACCTGCATCCGTTCCACGGGCTGCTGCACGGCGGCAAGCTCAACAAGGGGCAGGTGCAGGCCTGGGCGCTCAACCGCTACTATTATCAAAGCACCATTCCCATCAAGGACGCGGTGGTGATCTCGCGCTTCCGCGACCGCGACATCCGCATGGAATGGCGCCACCGGATCGAAGACCACGACGGCAATGTCGGCAGCGAAGGCGGCATCGAACGCTGGCTCAAGCTGACGGAGGGCCTGGGGCTGGATTCGGCCTATGTCGAATCCGCCGAAGGCATCCTGCCGGCAACGCGTTTTGCGGTGGATGCCTATGTCCATTTCGTGCGCGACCGCACGCCGCTCGAGGCGATCGCATCGTCACTGACCGAACTGTTTGCTCCGAACCTGCATGAGGAGCGGATTTCGGGCATGCTGGCGCACTATGATTTCGTCAATCCCGAGATCATGAGCTACTTCAAGCGCCGCCTGGAGCAGGCGCCGCGCGATGCCAATTTCGCCCTGAAGTACGTCAGGGAGCACGCCACCACGCCGGCGGAGCGCGAAGCGGTCTGCAACGCGCTGATCTTCAAGACCAACGTGTTGTGGGTGCAGCTCGATGCGCTCTATCACGCCTATGTCAGCGGCCACATTCCGCCCGGCGCGTTTGTTCCGGAGGCGAGCTGA
- the pqqD gene encoding pyrroloquinoline quinone biosynthesis peptide chaperone PqqD: MAVRQRMIVTEASRPVLPRHAKLRFDETRQLWVILAPERVLVPDETAVEVLQLCDGERNVSQVVDVLAAKYAADRAAITTDVIAMLADLAEKGFLIEAKETPS, encoded by the coding sequence ATGGCCGTCCGCCAGCGTATGATCGTGACCGAGGCGAGCCGGCCGGTGCTGCCGCGCCACGCCAAGCTGCGGTTCGACGAAACGCGGCAGCTGTGGGTGATCCTTGCGCCGGAGCGGGTGCTGGTTCCGGACGAAACCGCCGTCGAAGTCCTGCAGCTGTGCGATGGCGAACGGAACGTGTCTCAGGTGGTCGACGTTCTCGCGGCCAAGTACGCGGCGGACCGCGCGGCGATTACCACCGACGTGATCGCGATGCTGGCCGACCTCGCGGAAAAAGGCTTTCTGATCGAAGCGAAGGAGACGCCGTCGTGA